In Pseudomonas sp. Leaf58, one DNA window encodes the following:
- the pqqA gene encoding pyrroloquinoline quinone precursor peptide PqqA: MWTKPAFTDLRIGFEVTMYFANR; the protein is encoded by the coding sequence ATGTGGACTAAACCCGCCTTTACCGACCTGCGCATTGGCTTCGAAGTGACAATGTACTTCGCCAATCGTTGA
- the pedF gene encoding cytochrome c-550 PedF, which produces MTTKRNVLLVTGLLASGLMSAVLSSAAWAHGNVVPQAVETQGLTPIKDAGVTLDGDGWAAVNPYRTSPEHDKAVEIGASAYNQNCAACHGLEAKSGGIAPDLRMLDVGEAGDEWFVERVRHGAVRDGRVYMPKMADYLSQEALWAVRTYLDSVHVEE; this is translated from the coding sequence ATGACAACAAAACGCAACGTCTTGCTGGTTACCGGGCTGCTGGCTTCTGGGCTGATGAGTGCTGTGCTGAGCAGCGCGGCCTGGGCGCACGGCAATGTGGTGCCCCAGGCAGTGGAAACCCAGGGCCTGACCCCGATCAAGGACGCTGGCGTGACCCTGGACGGCGACGGCTGGGCGGCGGTCAACCCCTATCGCACCTCGCCCGAGCATGACAAGGCAGTAGAAATCGGCGCCTCGGCCTACAACCAGAACTGCGCGGCCTGCCATGGCCTGGAAGCCAAGTCCGGCGGCATTGCCCCCGACCTGCGCATGCTCGATGTCGGCGAGGCCGGGGATGAATGGTTCGTCGAGCGGGTACGCCACGGTGCGGTGCGCGACGGCCGGGTGTACATGCCGAAGATGGCTGACTACCTGAGCCAAGAAGCCTTGTGGGCGGTGCGCACCTACCTGGACAGCGTGCACGTCGAGGAGTGA
- the pqqD gene encoding pyrroloquinoline quinone biosynthesis peptide chaperone PqqD, with product MKLIEPEQALALARGFRLRWEPCQARHVLHYPEGIIELNASAGWVLELLDGQRSVAAVIERLAQRFPGVPGLDEDVLAFLEVARAKYWVE from the coding sequence GTGAAGCTGATCGAACCCGAGCAGGCCTTGGCATTGGCCCGCGGCTTCCGCTTGCGCTGGGAGCCGTGCCAGGCGCGCCATGTGCTGCATTACCCCGAAGGCATCATCGAACTCAACGCCAGTGCCGGCTGGGTACTCGAGTTACTGGACGGCCAGCGCAGCGTGGCGGCGGTGATTGAGCGCCTGGCACAGCGGTTCCCCGGTGTGCCGGGGCTTGACGAGGACGTACTGGCGTTTCTTGAGGTGGCCCGCGCCAAGTACTGGGTCGAATAA
- a CDS encoding quinoprotein relay system zinc metallohydrolase 1 has translation MRWTLLLLLCLGLSAQADLDYRLKPRQIAEGTWLLEGSTDNFAKANGGNIVNTAFIVTDSGVVVIDSGPSKRYGEALRQAIAATTDKPVLEVLLTHHHPDHVLGNQAFADVPIGALAGSGELLRQQGEAMAENMYRLVGDWMRGTEVVLPTRVLDPGVHEVGGHRLRLLALGGHTGADLAILDERTGVLFAGDLVFYERALTTPNSPGLEVWLKDLDTLQALPWKQLVPGHGPVASDTRPFAQMRDYLGWLDGLMRDGAARGDDMAEMIRSPIPERFAGISLTRYELIRSVSHLYPRYERQQLRRVDAKPAPTGVEQVH, from the coding sequence ATGCGTTGGACCTTGCTGTTGCTGCTGTGCCTGGGCCTGTCGGCACAGGCAGACCTGGACTATCGGCTCAAGCCCCGGCAAATCGCCGAGGGCACCTGGCTGCTCGAGGGCAGCACTGACAATTTCGCCAAGGCCAACGGGGGCAACATCGTCAATACCGCGTTCATCGTCACTGACAGCGGCGTGGTGGTGATCGACAGCGGGCCTTCCAAACGCTACGGCGAAGCCTTGCGCCAGGCCATTGCCGCCACCACCGACAAGCCGGTGCTGGAGGTGCTGCTGACCCATCACCACCCCGACCATGTGCTGGGCAATCAGGCCTTTGCCGATGTGCCTATCGGCGCCCTGGCGGGCAGCGGCGAACTGTTGCGCCAGCAGGGCGAGGCCATGGCCGAGAACATGTACCGCCTGGTGGGCGACTGGATGCGCGGTACCGAGGTGGTGCTGCCGACCCGGGTGCTGGACCCGGGCGTCCATGAGGTTGGCGGGCATCGGCTGCGGCTGCTGGCGCTGGGTGGGCATACCGGTGCCGACCTGGCGATTCTGGATGAACGTACCGGCGTGCTATTCGCCGGCGACCTGGTGTTCTACGAGCGGGCGCTGACCACGCCCAACAGCCCGGGGCTGGAGGTTTGGCTGAAAGACCTGGACACCCTCCAAGCGTTGCCCTGGAAGCAGCTTGTGCCAGGGCATGGGCCGGTGGCCAGCGATACCCGGCCGTTCGCGCAGATGCGTGATTACCTGGGCTGGCTGGACGGCCTGATGCGCGATGGGGCGGCGCGGGGCGACGACATGGCCGAGATGATTCGCAGCCCGATCCCGGAGCGCTTTGCCGGTATCAGCCTGACCCGTTATGAGTTGATTCGCAGTGTCAGCCACTTGTATCCGCGCTACGAGCGCCAACAGCTGCGGCGCGTCGACGCCAAGCCAGCGCCCACAGGGGTCGAGCAAGTTCACTGA
- a CDS encoding quinoprotein dehydrogenase-associated SoxYZ-like carrier, which yields MNWRASFLLACWLPWAAQASEPSAKPDPVPSVMWDFYHKQLLGQAAFVFDDRVKLLAPPFAEDARQMPLEIDARAFTGEVVRIVAWAELNPLPRIVDFAPGERVLPWLSIRIRIEQATPLRAAVLTRDGLWHVGSTLIDAAGGGCTAPSVVRSQPGWEEHLGEVLGGRYPRGDSSRLRLQVAHPMDNGLVSGIPEFFLNHAELQGANGQRLASLELYPAVSENPNLGFDIQGPGPTRLVLQDNSGNQFEAAVP from the coding sequence ATGAACTGGCGAGCAAGTTTCCTGCTGGCCTGCTGGCTGCCGTGGGCAGCCCAGGCCAGCGAACCCAGTGCCAAGCCAGACCCGGTGCCGTCGGTGATGTGGGACTTCTATCACAAGCAGCTGCTGGGCCAGGCGGCTTTCGTCTTCGATGACCGGGTCAAGCTGCTGGCACCCCCGTTTGCCGAGGACGCCCGCCAAATGCCATTGGAAATCGACGCCCGGGCGTTCACTGGCGAAGTGGTGCGGATTGTGGCCTGGGCCGAGCTTAACCCGCTGCCGCGCATTGTCGACTTCGCGCCCGGCGAGCGGGTGCTGCCCTGGTTGTCGATCCGCATCCGCATCGAACAGGCCACGCCGCTGCGCGCCGCGGTGCTGACACGCGACGGCCTGTGGCATGTCGGCTCAACCCTGATCGATGCCGCCGGCGGCGGTTGCACCGCACCCAGTGTGGTACGCAGCCAACCCGGCTGGGAGGAACACCTCGGCGAAGTGCTGGGCGGGCGCTACCCACGCGGCGACAGCAGCCGTTTGCGCTTGCAGGTGGCGCACCCGATGGACAACGGCCTGGTCAGCGGCATTCCCGAATTTTTCCTCAACCATGCCGAGTTGCAAGGCGCCAACGGCCAGCGCCTGGCCAGCCTTGAGCTGTATCCGGCAGTCAGCGAAAACCCCAACCTGGGCTTCGACATCCAGGGCCCCGGGCCGACCCGTTTGGTGTTGCAGGACAACAGCGGCAACCAGTTCGAGGCGGCGGTGCCTTGA
- a CDS encoding aldehyde dehydrogenase family protein encodes MIYAQPGTPGAIVSFKPRYGNFINGEFVPPLAGQYFTNSSPVNGQPIAEFPRSTAQDIEQALDAAHAAAEAWGKTSVQDRARVLLKIADRIEQHLEVLAVTESWDNGKAVRETLNADVPLAADHFRYFAGCIRAQEGGAAEINEGTVAYHFHEPLGVVGQIIPWNFPLLMAAWKLAPALAAGNCVVLKPAEQTPLSITIFAELVADLLPAGVLNIVQGFGREAGEALATSKRIAKIAFTGSTPVGSHIMKCAAENIIPSTVELGGKSPNIFFEDIMQAEPAFIEKAAEGLVLAFFNQGEVCTCPSRALIQESIYEPFMAEVMKKIAKISRGNPLDTETMVGAQASEQQYDKILSYLQIAQEEGAQLLAGGGAERLQGDLASGYYIQPTLLKGNNQMRVFQEEIFGPVVGVTTFKDEAEALAIANDTEFGLGAGLWTRDINRAYRMGRGIKAGRVWTNCYHLYPAHAAFGGYKKSGVGRETHKMMLDHYQQTKNLLVSYDINPLGFF; translated from the coding sequence ATGATCTACGCACAACCCGGAACCCCAGGCGCCATCGTGTCCTTCAAGCCACGCTACGGCAATTTCATCAACGGTGAATTCGTGCCGCCGCTGGCGGGCCAGTACTTCACCAACAGCTCGCCGGTCAACGGCCAGCCGATTGCCGAATTCCCACGCTCCACGGCCCAGGACATCGAACAGGCCCTGGATGCCGCGCACGCCGCCGCCGAGGCCTGGGGCAAGACCTCGGTGCAGGACCGCGCGCGGGTGCTGCTGAAAATCGCCGACCGCATCGAGCAGCACCTGGAAGTGCTGGCCGTTACCGAAAGCTGGGACAACGGCAAGGCCGTGCGCGAAACCCTTAATGCCGACGTGCCGCTGGCGGCGGATCACTTCCGCTACTTCGCCGGTTGCATCCGTGCCCAGGAAGGCGGTGCCGCAGAGATCAACGAAGGCACCGTGGCCTACCACTTCCACGAGCCGTTGGGCGTGGTTGGGCAAATCATCCCGTGGAACTTCCCGCTGCTGATGGCTGCCTGGAAGCTTGCCCCGGCCCTGGCTGCCGGCAACTGTGTGGTGCTCAAGCCGGCGGAGCAGACGCCGTTGTCGATCACCATTTTTGCCGAGTTGGTCGCCGACCTGTTGCCTGCCGGTGTACTGAACATTGTCCAGGGCTTTGGCCGTGAAGCCGGCGAGGCCCTGGCCACCAGCAAGCGCATCGCCAAGATCGCCTTCACCGGCTCCACCCCGGTGGGCTCGCACATCATGAAATGTGCGGCTGAGAACATCATCCCGTCCACCGTGGAGCTGGGCGGCAAGTCGCCGAACATCTTCTTCGAAGACATCATGCAAGCCGAGCCTGCGTTCATCGAAAAGGCCGCCGAAGGCCTGGTGCTGGCGTTTTTCAACCAGGGTGAAGTCTGCACCTGCCCATCGCGGGCGCTGATCCAGGAGTCGATCTACGAGCCGTTCATGGCCGAGGTGATGAAGAAAATCGCCAAGATCAGCCGTGGCAACCCGCTGGACACCGAGACCATGGTCGGCGCCCAGGCATCCGAGCAGCAATACGACAAGATTCTTTCGTACCTGCAGATTGCCCAGGAGGAGGGCGCGCAACTGCTCGCCGGTGGCGGCGCCGAGCGGCTGCAGGGGGACTTGGCCAGCGGTTATTACATCCAGCCGACCCTGCTCAAGGGCAACAACCAGATGCGCGTATTCCAGGAAGAAATCTTCGGCCCAGTGGTGGGGGTGACCACCTTCAAGGACGAAGCCGAAGCCCTGGCCATTGCCAACGATACCGAATTCGGCCTTGGCGCTGGCCTGTGGACCCGCGACATCAACCGCGCCTACCGCATGGGCCGCGGGATCAAGGCCGGGCGTGTATGGACCAACTGTTATCACCTGTACCCGGCGCATGCGGCGTTCGGTGGCTACAAGAAGTCTGGCGTCGGCCGTGAGACGCACAAGATGATGCTCGACCACTACCAACAAACCAAGAACCTGTTGGTGAGCTACGACATCAACCCGCTGGGCTTCTTCTAG
- a CDS encoding ABC transporter substrate-binding protein gives MRLLAVLLSGLLLCCAAAQAQVRNYDAIIAAGELKVAVYKDFAPYSFEDHGQPRGVDVELAQALATALGVRLQLIWAPPGEKLDDDLRDYIWRGSPLRHQQLADLMMRVPYDHAYAQRRNELGELENAQVVMFGPYQEERWQVAYDRRRMESVASVAVFQQHPIGVEVDSVPSFYLTSVFNGMLSAKTHHYPNVQQAFGAMQAGQVDAVMAMRGEVDWQLHQAADPQLALAENAYPNLGKQAWEIGMAVHESNRQLAYAVEEALEAMIRDGRLKAMYAHYGLRYEVPEMYQ, from the coding sequence ATGCGCCTGTTGGCGGTGCTGTTGAGTGGCCTGCTGCTGTGTTGCGCGGCGGCCCAGGCGCAGGTGCGCAACTACGATGCGATCATCGCTGCCGGCGAGCTGAAAGTGGCGGTGTACAAGGATTTCGCACCCTACAGCTTCGAGGACCATGGCCAGCCGCGCGGTGTCGATGTCGAGCTGGCGCAAGCCCTGGCCACGGCCTTGGGGGTGCGCTTGCAGCTGATCTGGGCGCCGCCTGGGGAAAAGCTCGACGACGACTTGCGTGACTACATTTGGCGCGGCAGCCCGCTGCGCCACCAGCAGCTGGCCGACCTGATGATGCGCGTGCCGTACGACCACGCCTACGCGCAGCGGCGTAACGAGCTGGGTGAGCTGGAAAACGCCCAGGTGGTGATGTTCGGCCCCTACCAGGAGGAGCGCTGGCAGGTCGCCTATGACCGCCGGCGCATGGAATCTGTGGCCAGTGTCGCGGTGTTCCAGCAGCACCCCATCGGTGTCGAGGTGGACAGCGTGCCGTCGTTCTACCTGACCTCGGTGTTCAACGGCATGCTCAGCGCCAAAACCCATCATTACCCCAATGTGCAGCAGGCATTCGGCGCCATGCAGGCTGGGCAAGTGGACGCGGTGATGGCGATGCGCGGTGAGGTGGACTGGCAGTTGCACCAAGCCGCCGACCCGCAACTGGCACTGGCGGAAAACGCCTACCCGAACCTTGGCAAGCAGGCCTGGGAGATCGGCATGGCGGTGCACGAGAGCAACCGGCAGTTGGCCTATGCGGTGGAGGAAGCCCTCGAGGCGATGATTCGCGATGGCCGGCTGAAGGCTATGTATGCCCATTACGGCCTGCGTTACGAGGTGCCGGAGATGTACCAATAA
- the pedH gene encoding PQQ-dependent alcohol dehydrogenase PedH: MTRSPRRPVFAVSLVLSAMLLAGAAHAAVSNEEILQDPKNPQQIVTNGLGVQGQRYSPLNMLNTDNVKDLRPVWAFSFGGEKQRGQQAQPLIKDGVMYLTGSYSRVFAVDARTGKKLWQYDARLPDDIRPCCDVINRGVALYGNLVFFGTLDAKLVALNKDTGKVVWSKKVADHKEGYSISAAPMIVNGKLITGVAGGEFGVVGKIQAYNPENGELLWMRPTVEGHMGYVYKDGKAIENGISGGEAGKTWPGDLWKTGGAAPWLGGYYDPETNLILFGTGNPAPWNSHLRPGDNLYSSSRLALNPDDGTIKWHFQSTPHDGWDFDGVNELISFNYKDGGKEVKAAATADRNGFFYVLDRTNGKFIRGFPFVDKITWATGLDKDGRPIYNEASRPGAPGSEAKGSSVFVAPAFLGAKNWMPMAYNKDTGLFYVPSNEWGMDIWNEGIAYKKGAAFLGAGFTIKPLNEDYIGVLRAIDPVSGKEVWRHKNYAPLWGGVLTTKGNLVFTGTPEGFLQAFNAKTGDKVWEFQTGSGVLGSPVTWEMDGEQYVSVVSGWGGAVPLWGGEVAKRVKDFNQGGMLWTFKLPKQLQQAADAKAQTASAKPQS; this comes from the coding sequence ATGACCCGATCCCCACGCCGTCCCGTGTTCGCCGTGAGCCTGGTGCTCAGCGCCATGCTGCTTGCCGGCGCGGCCCACGCCGCTGTCAGCAATGAAGAAATCCTCCAGGACCCGAAAAACCCGCAGCAGATCGTGACCAACGGCCTGGGCGTACAGGGCCAGCGCTACAGCCCGCTGAATATGCTCAATACCGACAACGTCAAGGACCTGCGGCCGGTGTGGGCGTTTTCCTTCGGCGGTGAGAAGCAGCGCGGCCAGCAGGCCCAGCCGCTGATCAAGGACGGGGTGATGTACCTGACCGGCTCCTACTCGCGGGTGTTCGCCGTGGATGCCCGCACCGGCAAAAAACTGTGGCAATACGATGCCCGCCTGCCCGATGACATCCGCCCGTGCTGCGACGTGATCAACCGCGGCGTGGCGCTGTACGGCAACCTGGTGTTCTTCGGCACCCTGGACGCCAAGCTGGTGGCGCTGAACAAGGACACCGGTAAGGTGGTCTGGAGCAAGAAGGTGGCCGACCACAAGGAAGGCTATTCCATCAGCGCCGCGCCAATGATCGTCAACGGCAAGCTGATCACCGGCGTGGCGGGCGGCGAGTTTGGCGTGGTGGGCAAGATCCAGGCCTACAACCCGGAAAACGGCGAGCTGCTGTGGATGCGCCCCACTGTGGAAGGGCACATGGGCTACGTGTACAAGGACGGTAAGGCGATCGAAAACGGTATTTCGGGCGGCGAAGCGGGCAAAACCTGGCCCGGCGACCTGTGGAAGACCGGCGGCGCCGCACCTTGGCTGGGTGGCTACTACGACCCGGAAACCAACCTGATCCTGTTTGGCACCGGCAACCCGGCACCGTGGAACTCGCACCTGCGCCCCGGTGACAACCTGTATTCCTCGTCCCGCCTGGCCCTTAACCCGGACGATGGCACCATCAAATGGCACTTCCAGAGCACACCCCATGACGGCTGGGACTTCGACGGCGTCAACGAGCTGATCTCGTTCAACTACAAGGACGGCGGCAAAGAGGTCAAGGCTGCGGCCACCGCCGACCGCAATGGCTTCTTCTACGTGCTGGACCGCACCAACGGCAAGTTCATCCGTGGCTTCCCGTTCGTCGACAAGATCACCTGGGCCACCGGCCTGGACAAGGACGGCCGGCCGATCTACAACGAGGCCAGCCGGCCGGGGGCGCCGGGTAGCGAGGCCAAGGGCAGTTCGGTGTTCGTCGCCCCAGCCTTCCTCGGCGCCAAAAACTGGATGCCCATGGCCTACAACAAGGACACCGGGCTGTTCTACGTGCCGTCCAACGAGTGGGGCATGGACATCTGGAACGAAGGCATCGCCTACAAGAAGGGCGCGGCGTTCCTCGGTGCCGGCTTCACCATCAAGCCGCTCAACGAAGACTACATCGGCGTGCTGCGCGCCATCGACCCGGTCAGTGGCAAGGAAGTGTGGCGCCACAAGAACTACGCGCCGCTGTGGGGCGGGGTGCTGACCACCAAGGGCAACCTGGTGTTCACCGGCACGCCAGAAGGTTTCCTGCAGGCGTTCAACGCCAAGACTGGCGACAAGGTCTGGGAATTCCAGACCGGTTCCGGTGTGCTCGGTTCGCCAGTGACCTGGGAAATGGATGGCGAGCAATACGTTTCGGTGGTCTCCGGCTGGGGCGGCGCGGTGCCGCTGTGGGGCGGCGAAGTGGCCAAGCGGGTCAAGGACTTCAACCAGGGCGGCATGCTCTGGACCTTCAAACTGCCCAAGCAATTGCAGCAGGCCGCCGATGCCAAGGCGCAAACGGCGAGCGCCAAGCCGCAAAGCTGA